Proteins co-encoded in one Chloroflexota bacterium genomic window:
- a CDS encoding alpha/beta hydrolase, with translation MSMRPNERTVTVGALPIQIASAGSGPPLIYLHGAFGYLGWPDSLNELAERFTVYAPLHPGFGESGDADEFDDLLDLTLFHLDLLDELGLERPDVVGHFFGAMMAAELAAIAGNRVNRLILTSPMGLWLEDHPGIDYFAAAPDKLRSILFADADSDSALRWLPDPDSDEQRHLQRIERTRSLATIAKFMWPIPDKGLKKRLHRIKHPTLVIVADEDQLVAPAYGSAFADRIQGAEVSTISGAGHLCHLERPGQYGKLLGRFLSR, from the coding sequence ACCGTGACGGTCGGCGCGCTGCCGATTCAAATTGCCAGCGCCGGCAGCGGGCCTCCCCTTATCTACCTGCACGGGGCATTCGGCTACCTGGGCTGGCCAGATTCCCTGAACGAACTCGCCGAGCGCTTCACCGTCTACGCGCCGCTGCATCCCGGATTCGGCGAATCGGGCGATGCCGACGAATTCGACGATCTCCTGGACCTCACCCTCTTTCACCTTGACCTGCTGGATGAATTGGGACTTGAGCGACCCGACGTAGTAGGGCATTTTTTCGGCGCGATGATGGCGGCCGAGCTGGCCGCGATCGCCGGCAACCGCGTCAACCGGCTGATCCTCACCTCGCCGATGGGATTGTGGCTAGAGGACCATCCAGGAATCGACTACTTTGCCGCCGCTCCGGACAAATTGCGGTCGATACTTTTCGCCGACGCCGACAGTGATTCCGCTTTGCGCTGGCTTCCGGACCCCGATTCCGATGAGCAACGCCACCTGCAGAGGATCGAACGCACCCGTTCCCTGGCCACGATCGCCAAATTCATGTGGCCGATACCGGACAAGGGTTTGAAGAAACGCCTGCATCGAATCAAACATCCAACCCTGGTCATCGTCGCCGATGAGGACCAGTTGGTTGCACCCGCCTATGGGAGCGCGTTCGCCGACCGCATCCAGGGTGCCGAGGTTTCCACAATTTCCGGCGCCGGTCACCTTTGCCACCTCGAACGACCGGGCCAATACGGAAAACTACTGGGTAGATTCCTGTCCCGATGA
- a CDS encoding D-2-hydroxyacid dehydrogenase: protein MKVLAITNDTTLPGVSQDQINLVREAAGPGSEIVVTADPGQALAEMVKADVLLGQLNPELFAVAERLKWVHATASGVDGYLFEEFKRSAIPLTGEKGLVGPHLADHAFALLLALARSLKPAMQLKGKAWRSRVPMRRAAFELGGLTIGIVGFGGTGRAIADRAAGFGMKVCAVDALDVPGTTLVPVVDRMDRFDSLLGRSDVVAVCTPLTPETHHLFNRESLALMKPGSVIVNVTRGEVVELEAVIDAVESGHLRGAALDVVDGEPLPADHRVFDVENIILTPHTAGASERRAQRNLDRFCENLQRFRSNRELLGLIDKETGF from the coding sequence ATGAAGGTACTCGCAATAACCAACGACACCACCTTGCCCGGGGTTTCGCAGGATCAGATAAATCTCGTCCGCGAGGCCGCCGGCCCCGGATCGGAAATCGTGGTGACTGCTGATCCCGGCCAGGCGTTGGCTGAGATGGTCAAAGCCGACGTCCTGCTGGGCCAGCTAAACCCGGAGTTGTTTGCGGTTGCCGAGCGGCTCAAATGGGTCCACGCCACGGCTTCAGGAGTTGACGGTTACCTGTTTGAAGAGTTCAAGCGCAGCGCCATCCCGCTGACCGGCGAAAAGGGCCTTGTCGGCCCGCATCTGGCCGATCACGCTTTCGCGCTGCTGCTGGCGCTGGCCAGGTCGCTCAAACCCGCCATGCAGCTTAAGGGCAAGGCTTGGCGATCGAGAGTCCCGATGCGGAGGGCCGCTTTCGAGCTCGGCGGACTCACCATCGGGATCGTGGGATTCGGCGGAACCGGCCGGGCGATTGCCGACCGCGCCGCCGGCTTCGGGATGAAAGTGTGCGCGGTGGATGCGCTGGATGTTCCCGGAACGACTTTGGTGCCGGTCGTTGACCGCATGGACAGATTCGACTCCCTCCTCGGCCGGAGCGACGTGGTGGCGGTTTGCACGCCGCTGACGCCCGAGACCCATCACCTCTTCAATCGCGAATCGCTGGCCCTCATGAAACCGGGTTCGGTGATCGTGAACGTGACCAGGGGCGAGGTCGTTGAACTGGAGGCGGTGATCGATGCGGTCGAATCGGGGCACCTGCGGGGCGCGGCGCTGGACGTGGTTGACGGCGAACCGCTGCCGGCCGATCACCGGGTGTTCGATGTCGAAAACATCATCTTGACTCCGCACACGGCCGGTGCATCCGAGCGCAGGGCCCAGAGAAACCTGGACCGCTTCTGCGAAAACCTGCAGCGTTTTCGCAGTAACCGCGAACTCTTGGGGTTGATCGACAAGGAAACCGGGTTCTAG
- a CDS encoding SDR family oxidoreductase: MLKLAGRAAIITGGAGSMGRAQAELFAREGASVCVADTNVAGARKVAEGIREQGGSAIACELDVRVASAWDETVAAAERRFGHVDTLCNIAGANFRVGFEEQTEEMWRAIIDTNLTAYFLGTKAVVPAMRRAGHGVILNTGSLASIMQGPGGPAYGVSKIGLLGLTRSSAAAYAKDNIRCVLISPGHVDTDFLRGNKSHSSNDDSTDLDVPENYQSRVDQTPLGRLCTPTDIAQTFLFAASDDASMITGSMITVDGGAALWLARPR, translated from the coding sequence TTGCTGAAGCTGGCCGGTAGGGCCGCGATCATTACCGGCGGGGCCGGATCCATGGGCAGGGCGCAAGCGGAGCTATTTGCCCGCGAAGGGGCCTCAGTTTGCGTTGCCGACACCAACGTCGCTGGCGCCCGCAAGGTCGCCGAAGGGATCCGTGAGCAGGGAGGATCGGCAATTGCCTGCGAACTCGATGTGCGGGTCGCTTCGGCCTGGGATGAGACGGTGGCGGCCGCCGAGCGCCGATTCGGCCATGTGGACACGCTCTGCAATATCGCCGGGGCAAATTTCAGGGTCGGATTCGAAGAGCAGACCGAGGAGATGTGGCGCGCGATCATCGACACCAACCTGACCGCCTACTTTTTGGGCACCAAAGCGGTGGTGCCTGCGATGCGGAGAGCCGGCCACGGGGTCATTCTGAATACCGGTTCGCTGGCTTCGATCATGCAGGGACCGGGTGGCCCGGCCTACGGGGTCAGCAAGATCGGATTGCTGGGACTGACCCGCAGTTCCGCTGCCGCTTACGCGAAGGACAACATCCGCTGCGTGCTGATATCGCCCGGCCACGTGGACACCGACTTTCTGCGCGGCAACAAATCGCACAGCTCAAACGACGATTCCACGGATCTCGACGTCCCTGAAAACTATCAAAGCCGGGTCGACCAAACGCCTCTGGGAAGGCTCTGCACGCCAACGGACATCGCCCAGACGTTCCTGTTTGCCGCGTCCGACGACGCGTCGATGATTACCGGTTCCATGATCACGGTGGACGGAGGCGCCGCGCTGTGGCTGGCGCGCCCGCGATGA